In a single window of the Hirundo rustica isolate bHirRus1 chromosome 7, bHirRus1.pri.v3, whole genome shotgun sequence genome:
- the LOC120755382 gene encoding maestro heat-like repeat-containing protein family member 6 isoform X1 has protein sequence MMWRTIGSLGPAVEKVLPTLIYVMQCWPLCRVFTSDGAYKEVFALAATLAVWVIVQVPECHEAMSLYSSHLFVALLFHVVITTQQTPPEELANFWRACREEHRLPSDPNRFAVQALKSLLFQLRCDNEVMAMERKHGWDGLLCAQTQHYAMGLLAREMRRVLIPLCSHIALHLLQLLSIHEPRWDLPFLAFFVEVLECLDFTKCGDSVHEIASRHLQSECRERRRLALRGLVVLSKDPLMARRICSLSQNLLELLGDAEGDVVFLTLRVFTNLLQNKNILVSSRTAPKLAEALLPLFDHDNGHVEVLSLDLFFKVMQLSADEAKKPLEKILSQSLLPLFLHCHDENRRVAKASRETLLRVTDFLKRRNLKQLVKKEQLLTFAKCLLQENRSRAAELLRQALPYLESPQEPLREAAIRFIGMAGQHLRGQQEELQLMCNEAARSVPQGMEDAASSVGPQLAALPEHRWELIWEALSAGAI, from the exons ATGATGTGGAGAACCATAGGATCGTTGGGACCAGCAGTGGAGAAAGTGCTGCCAACCTTGATCTATGTGATGCAGTGCTGGCCACTGTGCCGCGTGTTCACCTCCGATGGGGCCTACAAGGAAGTTTTTGCCCTGGCT GCCACCCTGGCGGTGTGGGTGATTGTCCAGGTGCCTGAGTGCCACGAGGCGATGAGTCTTTATTCCTCCCACCTGTTTGTGGCTCTGCTCTTCCATGTGGTCATCACCACACAGCAGACACCCCCAGAGGAATTAGCTAACTTTTGGAGAGCATGCCGGGAGGAACATCGCCTTCCCAGCGACCCCAACAG GTTTGCAGTGCAGGCCTTGAAgtccctgctcttccagctgcGGTGTGACAATGAGGTGATGGCGATGGAGCGCAAGCATGGCTGGGAcgggctgctctgtgcccagaCCCAGCACTACGCCATGGGTCTGCTGGCCAG GGAGATGCGCCGTGTCTTGATCCCTTTGTGTTCTCACATCGCactccacctgctccagctACTCAGCATACATGAGCCACGCTGGGATCTGCCTTTCTTGGCATTCTTTGTGGAG GTCCTTGAGTGCTTGGATTTCACTAAATGTGGTGACAGCGTCCATGAGATCGCATCAAGGCACCTGCAGAGCGAGTGCAGGGAGAGGCGTCGCCTGGCACTCAGAGGCCTCGTGGTGCTCAGCAAGGATCCCTTGATG GCCAGAAGAATTTGCAGCCTTTCTCAAaacctcctggagctgctgggtgatGCAGAGGGAGATGTGGTCTTTCTGACCCTCCGTGTGTTCACTAATCTGCTCCAGAACAAAAACATCCTGGTATCGAGTCGCACTGCTCCAAAGCTGGCTGAGGCACTCCTGCCGCTCTTTGACCAC gaCAATGGCCATGTGGAGGTGCTCTCGCTTGACCTCTTCTTCAAGGTGATGCAGTTGTCAGCGGATGAGGCTAAAAAGCCCCTGGAGAAGATTTTGAGCCAGAGCCTGCTCCCACTCTTCTTGCACTGCCATGATGAGAACCGGCGTGTGGCAAAG GCCTCACGGGAAACACTTCTTCGTGTGACCGATTTCCTGAAGAGGAGGAATCTCAAGCAGCTGGTGAAGAAGGAGCAGCTGTTGACGTTTGCCAAGTGTCTG CTGCAAGAGAACCGGAGCCGAGCGGCCGAGCTCCTGCGTCAGGCCCTGCCATACCTGGAGAGCCCCCAGGAGCCCCTGCGAGAGGCGGCCATCAGGTTCATCG GGATGGCCGGGCAACACCTGAGAGGTCAGCAAGAAGAGCTCCAGCTGATGTGCAACG AGGCTGCAAGATCAGTTCCGCAGGGCATGGAAGATGCGGCCTCGTCTGTCGGGCCTCAGCTGGCTGCACTGCCGGAGCATCGCTGGGAGCTCATCTGGGAGGCTCTGTCTGCTGGGGCCATCTGA
- the LOC120755382 gene encoding maestro heat-like repeat-containing protein family member 6 isoform X2 — translation MMWRTIGSLGPAVEKVLPTLIYVMQCWPLCRVFTSDGAYKEVFALAATLAVWVIVQVPECHEAMSLYSSHLFVALLFHVVITTQQTPPEELANFWRACREEHRLPSDPNRFAVQALKSLLFQLRCDNEVMAMERKHGWDGLLCAQTQHYAMGLLAREMRRVLIPLCSHIALHLLQLLSIHEPRWDLPFLAFFVEVLECLDFTKCGDSVHEIASRHLQSECRERRRLALRGLVVLSKDPLMARRICSLSQNLLELLGDAEGDVVFLTLRVFTNLLQNKNILVSSRTAPKLAEALLPLFDHDNGHVEVLSLDLFFKVMQLSADEAKKPLEKILSQSLLPLFLHCHDENRRVAKASRETLLRVTDFLKRRNLKQLVKKEQLLTFAKCLLQENRSRAAELLRQALPYLESPQEPLREAAIRFIGMAGQHLRGQQEELQLMCNALEHLTADISTAVSDLALQTLYVLRALQSG, via the exons ATGATGTGGAGAACCATAGGATCGTTGGGACCAGCAGTGGAGAAAGTGCTGCCAACCTTGATCTATGTGATGCAGTGCTGGCCACTGTGCCGCGTGTTCACCTCCGATGGGGCCTACAAGGAAGTTTTTGCCCTGGCT GCCACCCTGGCGGTGTGGGTGATTGTCCAGGTGCCTGAGTGCCACGAGGCGATGAGTCTTTATTCCTCCCACCTGTTTGTGGCTCTGCTCTTCCATGTGGTCATCACCACACAGCAGACACCCCCAGAGGAATTAGCTAACTTTTGGAGAGCATGCCGGGAGGAACATCGCCTTCCCAGCGACCCCAACAG GTTTGCAGTGCAGGCCTTGAAgtccctgctcttccagctgcGGTGTGACAATGAGGTGATGGCGATGGAGCGCAAGCATGGCTGGGAcgggctgctctgtgcccagaCCCAGCACTACGCCATGGGTCTGCTGGCCAG GGAGATGCGCCGTGTCTTGATCCCTTTGTGTTCTCACATCGCactccacctgctccagctACTCAGCATACATGAGCCACGCTGGGATCTGCCTTTCTTGGCATTCTTTGTGGAG GTCCTTGAGTGCTTGGATTTCACTAAATGTGGTGACAGCGTCCATGAGATCGCATCAAGGCACCTGCAGAGCGAGTGCAGGGAGAGGCGTCGCCTGGCACTCAGAGGCCTCGTGGTGCTCAGCAAGGATCCCTTGATG GCCAGAAGAATTTGCAGCCTTTCTCAAaacctcctggagctgctgggtgatGCAGAGGGAGATGTGGTCTTTCTGACCCTCCGTGTGTTCACTAATCTGCTCCAGAACAAAAACATCCTGGTATCGAGTCGCACTGCTCCAAAGCTGGCTGAGGCACTCCTGCCGCTCTTTGACCAC gaCAATGGCCATGTGGAGGTGCTCTCGCTTGACCTCTTCTTCAAGGTGATGCAGTTGTCAGCGGATGAGGCTAAAAAGCCCCTGGAGAAGATTTTGAGCCAGAGCCTGCTCCCACTCTTCTTGCACTGCCATGATGAGAACCGGCGTGTGGCAAAG GCCTCACGGGAAACACTTCTTCGTGTGACCGATTTCCTGAAGAGGAGGAATCTCAAGCAGCTGGTGAAGAAGGAGCAGCTGTTGACGTTTGCCAAGTGTCTG CTGCAAGAGAACCGGAGCCGAGCGGCCGAGCTCCTGCGTCAGGCCCTGCCATACCTGGAGAGCCCCCAGGAGCCCCTGCGAGAGGCGGCCATCAGGTTCATCG GGATGGCCGGGCAACACCTGAGAGGTCAGCAAGAAGAGCTCCAGCTGATGTGCAACG CCCTTGAACACCTTACAGCTGACATCAGCACTGCCGTGTCAGACCTGGCACTTCAAACACTCTATGTCCTCCGGGCACTCCAGAGTGGGTGA